Proteins encoded in a region of the Mycolicibacterium chitae genome:
- a CDS encoding DUF5642 family protein, which translates to MSTHRVLVAVLSVGVVAGCSTAEEPPSSESIDIAKIGQVASTFGPEFQVTEKSSGLDPKALENQKPPAGVKFEPADCAEFASMQTLPDELKGNMSAVIAEGMGNRLVAIALETSEQVPLNTPTDNCKKFSYVAGGTRGTIESVPAPQIDGVETLGVHRVVQAAMNGQVQTGEVYSYIAHLGDYQVIVTANPLVVPDKPTEPVDTARAEKLLSDAVAAIRS; encoded by the coding sequence ATGTCCACACACAGGGTGCTGGTTGCGGTGTTGAGCGTCGGCGTGGTGGCGGGGTGTTCGACCGCCGAGGAGCCGCCGAGTTCCGAGTCGATCGATATCGCCAAGATCGGTCAGGTCGCCTCGACGTTCGGTCCGGAGTTCCAGGTCACCGAGAAGTCCTCGGGCCTGGACCCGAAGGCGCTGGAGAACCAGAAACCGCCCGCGGGGGTCAAGTTCGAGCCCGCCGACTGTGCGGAGTTCGCCAGCATGCAGACCCTGCCGGATGAGCTGAAGGGCAACATGTCCGCGGTGATCGCCGAGGGCATGGGCAACCGACTGGTGGCCATCGCGCTCGAGACCTCCGAACAGGTGCCGCTGAACACGCCGACCGACAACTGCAAGAAGTTCTCCTATGTCGCCGGCGGTACCCGCGGCACCATCGAGTCGGTGCCCGCGCCCCAGATCGACGGTGTCGAGACGCTGGGCGTGCACCGCGTGGTGCAGGCCGCGATGAACGGACAGGTGCAGACCGGCGAGGTGTACAGCTATATCGCGCACCTCGGTGACTATCAGGTCATCGTCACCGCCAACCCGCTGGTCGTCCCGGACAAGCCGACCGAACCCGTCGACACCGCACGGGCCGAGAAGCTGCTCAGCGACGCCGTGGCGGCCATTCGCAGTTAG
- a CDS encoding sulfurtransferase has product MSTREQVLIGADELARRLDAGEPITLLDVRWELARPDGRAAYARGHLPGAVYVSLDDELSDHSVTGRGRHPLPSGAALQEAARRWGVRTGVPVVVYDDWNRAGSARAWWVLTAAGIPDVRILDGGMAAWTGELHTGTVVPEPGDVTVAHRDLYAGARRTVTADEAAQTPVLLDARAPERFRGEVEPVDAVAGHIPGARNLPSTQLLGENGSWLPGADLTRLFGDIDDDVAVYCGSGVTAAVTVAALAAVGVDAALFPGSWSQWSSEPSRPVATA; this is encoded by the coding sequence ATGAGCACGCGCGAGCAGGTACTGATCGGGGCCGACGAACTGGCCCGACGACTCGACGCCGGGGAACCGATCACGCTGCTGGACGTGCGCTGGGAACTCGCCCGGCCCGACGGGAGGGCCGCCTATGCACGCGGACACCTGCCCGGCGCGGTGTACGTCTCCCTCGACGACGAACTGTCCGACCATTCGGTGACCGGCCGCGGCCGGCATCCGCTGCCGTCCGGGGCCGCCCTGCAGGAGGCCGCGCGTCGCTGGGGCGTCCGCACCGGCGTGCCGGTGGTGGTCTACGACGACTGGAACCGCGCGGGCTCCGCACGCGCCTGGTGGGTGTTGACCGCCGCGGGGATCCCGGACGTGCGCATCCTCGACGGCGGGATGGCCGCCTGGACGGGTGAATTACACACCGGCACAGTGGTTCCCGAACCCGGCGATGTGACGGTGGCCCACCGCGACCTCTACGCGGGGGCGCGCCGTACCGTGACCGCCGACGAGGCCGCGCAGACGCCGGTGCTGCTCGATGCGCGGGCACCCGAGCGGTTCCGCGGCGAGGTCGAACCCGTCGACGCGGTCGCCGGCCACATCCCCGGCGCCCGCAACCTGCCCAGCACGCAACTGCTCGGCGAGAACGGGTCCTGGCTACCCGGGGCGGACCTGACCCGCCTCTTCGGCGACATCGATGACGACGTCGCGGTGTACTGCGGCTCCGGGGTGACCGCCGCGGTGACGGTCGCGGCCCTGGCCGCGGTGGGCGTGGACGCCGCGCTGTTCCCGGGCTCGTGGTCGCAGTGGAGCTCGGAGCCGTCCCGCCCCGTGGCGACGGCTTAG
- a CDS encoding DUF5642 family protein, protein MRLLPALGAALVLAGCGAPADEDRTAPSSIPTVAAAASVDPDRVKRMRGALPAGDEVQDVVDVTSPVAYWGMRPGWTAEPVACAALVNGADGGTGRGLASSGDGGQVYVVIATPPPGRHLGVDPALLDECAQWSATYGRSTATVSLVPAPPVEAAVTVGMSAEIRTVVESGTETDSQAYTYLALLDTHLVFVTLIVDPGSPHPPLPSQYAAELLVNTVATARG, encoded by the coding sequence ATGCGGCTATTGCCTGCCCTCGGCGCGGCGCTGGTGCTGGCCGGCTGCGGGGCGCCGGCCGACGAGGACCGCACCGCGCCGTCGTCGATTCCCACGGTGGCGGCAGCGGCGTCGGTCGATCCCGACCGCGTCAAGCGGATGCGTGGCGCACTCCCCGCCGGAGATGAGGTCCAGGACGTCGTCGATGTCACCTCGCCGGTGGCGTACTGGGGGATGCGGCCGGGCTGGACGGCCGAGCCGGTCGCGTGCGCGGCGCTGGTGAACGGCGCCGACGGGGGTACCGGGCGAGGCCTGGCGAGTTCGGGAGACGGTGGTCAGGTCTACGTCGTCATCGCGACCCCGCCGCCGGGGCGGCACCTCGGCGTCGACCCCGCCCTACTCGACGAGTGCGCGCAGTGGAGTGCCACCTACGGGCGGTCGACGGCGACGGTGAGCCTGGTTCCCGCGCCGCCCGTCGAGGCGGCGGTCACGGTCGGGATGTCCGCCGAGATCCGCACCGTGGTGGAATCCGGCACCGAAACCGATTCGCAGGCCTACACCTACCTGGCCCTCCTCGATACCCACCTGGTCTTTGTGACGTTGATCGTCGATCCCGGCTCACCGCATCCGCCGCTGCCGTCGCAGTATGCCGCGGAGCTGTTGGTCAACACGGTCGCCACCGCGCGCGGTTGA
- a CDS encoding GNAT family N-acetyltransferase produces the protein MAELITQRADNLSGLAVFADCFGADLYGLATRLEPLRLNAGDVLMRQGDTSHFFAIIADGALAIRHQDDNGSTVEIAVPAGEVVGEIALLKNQPRVASVTATTEVHGWRGDDAAFAELIQLPGVLRHLVRIARQRLAAFLAPISVRMRDGAQFLLRPALPGDKEIAGKGHVAFSAETRYRRFMSFREPSPELMTYLFEVDYVDHFVWVLITADDDVVADARFVRDEAGASSAEVAFIVGDEYQGNGIGSFLMKALAIAAKVAGVEEFTARVLSENMSMRRILDAYGAVWEREDLGVVITTMPVPERSRIRLPTKLADQIAALARQAIQAVG, from the coding sequence GTGGCCGAACTGATCACGCAGCGCGCCGATAATCTGTCGGGTTTGGCAGTCTTCGCCGACTGCTTCGGCGCGGACCTTTACGGACTCGCCACGCGCCTCGAGCCCCTGCGGCTGAACGCGGGGGACGTGCTCATGCGCCAGGGCGACACCTCGCATTTCTTCGCCATCATCGCCGACGGCGCGCTGGCCATCCGACACCAGGACGACAACGGGTCCACGGTCGAGATCGCGGTGCCGGCCGGCGAGGTCGTCGGCGAGATCGCGTTGCTGAAGAATCAGCCGCGGGTGGCCTCGGTGACCGCGACCACCGAGGTCCACGGCTGGCGCGGTGACGACGCGGCCTTCGCCGAGCTGATCCAACTGCCCGGTGTGCTGCGCCATCTGGTGCGGATTGCCCGGCAGCGGTTGGCGGCGTTCCTGGCACCGATTTCGGTGCGCATGCGCGACGGCGCCCAGTTTCTGCTGCGCCCGGCGTTGCCGGGGGACAAGGAGATTGCCGGAAAGGGGCACGTCGCGTTCTCCGCCGAAACGCGCTATCGCCGGTTCATGTCCTTCCGGGAGCCCAGCCCGGAGTTGATGACCTACCTGTTCGAGGTCGACTACGTGGACCATTTCGTCTGGGTGCTCATCACCGCGGACGACGACGTGGTGGCCGACGCGCGCTTCGTGCGGGACGAGGCCGGCGCGAGTTCGGCCGAGGTTGCCTTCATCGTCGGCGACGAATACCAGGGCAACGGGATCGGTTCGTTCCTGATGAAGGCGTTGGCCATCGCGGCGAAGGTGGCGGGTGTGGAGGAGTTCACCGCCCGGGTCCTCAGCGAAAACATGTCCATGCGAAGGATTCTCGACGCGTACGGAGCGGTGTGGGAGAGGGAGGATCTGGGAGTGGTGATCACCACGATGCCGGTGCCGGAGCGTAGTCGGATCAGGCTGCCCACCAAGCTGGCAGACCAGATCGCCGCCCTGGCCCGCCAGGCGATCCAGGCGGTGGGCTGA
- the arcA gene encoding arginine deiminase: MEAPALSVNSEVGTLRAVILHRPGAELQRLTPRNNDRLLFDGLPWVSRAQEEHDAFAEVLRARGVEVLLMADLLSEALVSGAARMQGIAAAVDARRLGLPLAQELSGYLRGLDPGDLAHLLVAGMTFTELPLADSELSLVRRMHHGGDFVIDPLPNLLFTRDSSFWIGPRVAITSLSLPARMRETSLTDLIYAHHPRFLGVRRAYESRSAPVEGGDVLLLAPGVVAVGVGERTTPAGAEALARSLFDDGLAHTVLAVPIEQGRAQMHLDTVCTMVDVDAVVMYPNVVDTLSAFTIRRVNGAVQIDDAVPFVRAAAEAMGIDRLRVIDTGLDPVTAEREQWDDGNNTLALAPGVVVAYERNVETNARLEDSGIEVVRIAASELGTGRGGPRCMSCPAARDPL, from the coding sequence GTGGAGGCTCCGGCGCTGAGCGTCAATTCCGAGGTCGGAACGCTGCGTGCGGTCATCCTGCATCGACCCGGCGCCGAATTGCAGCGCCTGACACCCCGCAACAACGACAGGCTGCTCTTCGACGGACTGCCCTGGGTGTCGCGCGCCCAAGAGGAGCACGACGCGTTCGCCGAGGTGTTGCGCGCCCGTGGCGTCGAGGTGCTGCTGATGGCCGATCTGCTCAGCGAGGCCCTGGTCAGCGGGGCCGCGCGGATGCAGGGGATCGCGGCCGCCGTCGACGCCCGGCGCCTGGGTCTGCCGCTGGCGCAAGAGCTTTCGGGCTATCTGCGCGGTCTGGACCCGGGCGATCTGGCGCATCTGTTGGTGGCCGGCATGACCTTCACCGAACTGCCGCTGGCCGACAGCGAGCTGTCACTGGTGCGGCGGATGCACCACGGCGGCGACTTCGTCATCGATCCGCTGCCCAACCTGTTGTTCACCCGCGATTCGTCGTTCTGGATCGGGCCGCGGGTGGCGATCACCTCGCTGTCGCTGCCGGCGCGGATGCGCGAAACGTCGTTGACCGATCTGATCTATGCCCATCACCCCCGCTTCCTCGGGGTGCGCCGGGCTTATGAGTCGCGCTCGGCGCCGGTCGAGGGCGGCGACGTCCTGCTGCTCGCGCCCGGCGTGGTGGCCGTCGGGGTGGGGGAGCGCACCACGCCGGCCGGCGCGGAGGCGTTGGCGCGCAGCCTGTTCGACGACGGCCTGGCCCACACCGTGCTGGCCGTACCCATCGAGCAGGGGCGGGCGCAGATGCACCTGGACACGGTGTGCACCATGGTCGACGTCGACGCCGTGGTGATGTATCCCAACGTGGTGGACACGTTGTCCGCGTTCACGATTCGTCGCGTCAACGGCGCGGTGCAGATCGACGACGCGGTGCCGTTCGTGCGGGCGGCCGCCGAGGCGATGGGCATCGACCGGCTGCGGGTCATCGACACCGGCCTGGATCCGGTGACCGCCGAACGCGAGCAATGGGACGACGGCAACAACACGCTGGCGCTGGCGCCGGGCGTGGTGGTGGCCTACGAGCGCAACGTCGAAACCAATGCCCGGCTCGAGGATTCGGGGATCGAGGTGGTCCGGATCGCGGCCTCGGAGTTGGGCACCGGTCGGGGCGGCCCGCGCTGCATGTCCTGCCCGGCGGCGCGCGATCCGCTCTAA
- a CDS encoding shikimate 5-dehydrogenase, protein MSRPPLSKDTTLCISLAARPSNIGTRFHNHLYELLGLDFIYKAFSTTDLAAAIGGVRALGIRGCSVSMPFKADVLALVDHVEPSARAINAVNTIVNDAGVLTASNTDYLAIEGLIGSHGLAPDATVLLHGSGGMARAVGTAFRDNGFRQGVVVARNPVDGQVLAEELGYRWRPHVGGATAAIIVNATPVGMAGGPEEHDNPFGESTVAAAEVVFDVVAVPSETPLIAAGRAAGKRVITGAEVIALQAAEQFERYTGVRPTAEQIAEASAVSRA, encoded by the coding sequence GTGTCGCGACCCCCGCTGAGCAAGGACACCACGCTGTGCATCTCGCTGGCCGCGCGGCCCAGCAATATCGGCACCCGCTTCCACAACCACCTGTACGAGTTGTTGGGGCTGGACTTCATCTACAAGGCGTTCAGCACCACCGACCTCGCCGCGGCCATCGGCGGCGTGCGGGCACTGGGCATCCGGGGCTGTTCGGTGTCGATGCCCTTCAAGGCCGATGTCCTCGCGCTGGTCGACCACGTGGAACCGTCGGCGCGGGCCATCAACGCGGTCAACACCATCGTCAACGACGCCGGCGTGTTGACGGCGTCGAACACCGACTACCTCGCCATCGAGGGGCTCATCGGCTCCCACGGGCTCGCACCCGATGCGACGGTGCTGCTCCACGGCTCCGGCGGCATGGCCCGCGCCGTGGGTACGGCATTCCGGGACAACGGGTTTCGACAGGGAGTCGTCGTCGCCCGCAATCCGGTCGACGGACAGGTGCTGGCCGAGGAACTCGGCTATCGGTGGCGCCCCCACGTCGGCGGGGCCACCGCCGCGATCATCGTCAACGCCACTCCGGTGGGTATGGCCGGCGGGCCCGAGGAGCACGACAACCCGTTCGGCGAATCCACCGTGGCGGCGGCGGAGGTGGTCTTCGACGTCGTGGCGGTGCCCTCGGAGACGCCGCTGATCGCGGCCGGGCGGGCCGCCGGCAAGCGGGTGATCACCGGGGCCGAGGTCATCGCCCTGCAGGCCGCCGAGCAGTTCGAACGCTATACGGGAGTTCGGCCCACCGCCGAACAGATCGCCGAGGCCTCGGCCGTCTCGCGCGCCTAG
- the soxR gene encoding redox-sensitive transcriptional activator SoxR: MNTQELAPGELATRAGVAISALHFYEREGLISSRRTSGNQRRYTRDTLRRVAFIRMSQRLGIPLARIREALATLPADRVPTSRDWARLSAGWRQDLDDRILHLQRLRDNLADCIGCGCLSLKSCTLSNPDDVLSEKGPGPVRL, from the coding sequence ATGAACACCCAAGAGTTGGCACCGGGCGAATTGGCGACCCGCGCCGGGGTGGCCATCTCGGCGTTGCACTTCTACGAGCGCGAGGGCTTGATCAGCAGCCGGCGCACCTCGGGCAATCAGCGCCGCTACACCCGGGACACGCTGCGCCGGGTGGCGTTCATCCGGATGTCCCAGCGACTCGGCATCCCGCTGGCGCGGATCCGAGAAGCCCTGGCGACCCTGCCCGCCGACCGCGTGCCCACCAGTCGGGATTGGGCGCGGTTGTCGGCGGGTTGGCGCCAAGACCTCGACGATCGCATCCTGCACCTGCAGCGCCTGCGCGACAATCTCGCCGACTGCATCGGCTGCGGCTGCCTGAGCCTGAAGAGTTGCACGCTGTCCAACCCCGATGACGTGCTGTCCGAGAAGGGACCCGGGCCGGTTCGCCTCTGA
- the rsmI gene encoding 16S rRNA (cytidine(1402)-2'-O)-methyltransferase encodes MSGGRLLLAATPLGHPGDASARLIDALGSADIVAAEDTRRVRNLAQSLEVRIRGKVLSLFEGNETTRVPALVDEIRGGATVLAVTDAGMPSISDPGYRLVAACVSADLPLTCLPGPSAVTTALTLSGLAADRFCFEGFAPRKAAARRGWLAALATERRTAVFFESPRRLAECLRDAVDELGADRRAAVCRELTKIHEEVVRGTLGELAEWAADGVLGEITVVLAGATPVADVDTLVAEVVALADDGMRVKDACAQVIAAHPGAPSRRELYDAVLRARAQ; translated from the coding sequence ATGAGTGGCGGTCGACTGTTGCTGGCAGCCACACCGTTGGGGCATCCCGGGGACGCCTCGGCCCGGCTGATCGACGCGCTGGGGTCCGCGGACATCGTCGCCGCCGAGGACACCCGCCGGGTGCGTAACCTCGCCCAGTCGCTTGAGGTGCGGATCCGCGGGAAGGTGCTGAGCCTGTTCGAGGGCAATGAGACGACGCGGGTCCCGGCCCTGGTCGACGAGATCCGCGGCGGGGCGACGGTGCTCGCGGTGACCGATGCGGGCATGCCCTCGATCAGCGATCCCGGCTATCGGTTGGTGGCGGCGTGCGTGAGCGCGGACCTGCCGCTGACATGTCTGCCCGGGCCGTCGGCGGTGACGACGGCGTTGACGTTGTCCGGGTTGGCGGCCGACCGGTTCTGCTTCGAGGGTTTTGCCCCGCGCAAGGCCGCGGCGCGCCGGGGCTGGCTGGCCGCGCTGGCCACCGAGCGACGCACCGCGGTGTTCTTCGAATCCCCGCGGCGGCTCGCCGAGTGCCTGCGCGACGCCGTCGACGAGCTCGGGGCCGACCGTCGCGCCGCGGTGTGCCGGGAGCTGACCAAGATCCACGAGGAGGTTGTTCGCGGCACGCTGGGGGAGCTGGCGGAGTGGGCGGCCGACGGTGTGCTGGGCGAGATCACCGTGGTGCTCGCCGGGGCGACGCCGGTGGCCGACGTGGACACCCTGGTGGCCGAGGTGGTGGCCCTGGCCGACGACGGGATGCGGGTCAAGGACGCGTGCGCGCAGGTGATCGCCGCGCACCCGGGCGCCCCGTCGCGCCGCGAACTCTACGATGCGGTGCTACGCGCCCGCGCTCAGTGA
- a CDS encoding TetR/AcrR family transcriptional regulator: MTTTESGRRRLGTAARTPAQKRVLDAALDLIAQHGVSGTSLQMIADAMGVTKAAVYHQFKTKDEIVVGVTEMELANLEDALIAAKAESDPARARKVLLTQVIDMAVARRPWVRTLQNDPIIIRLLGEHEPFRDFISELFGVLQGDEDNTTARVSAALFSGAIGGAIINPLLDDIDDATLRTALMQFTTRMMNLPE; the protein is encoded by the coding sequence GTGACCACCACGGAATCCGGTCGGCGTCGACTGGGCACGGCCGCTCGCACCCCCGCCCAGAAGCGTGTCCTCGACGCGGCTCTGGACCTCATCGCCCAGCACGGGGTGAGCGGCACCTCGCTGCAGATGATCGCCGACGCGATGGGGGTGACCAAGGCTGCGGTCTATCACCAGTTCAAGACCAAGGACGAGATCGTCGTCGGGGTCACCGAGATGGAATTGGCCAATCTGGAGGACGCGCTGATCGCCGCGAAGGCGGAGTCCGATCCCGCGCGTGCGCGCAAGGTGCTCCTGACCCAGGTCATCGACATGGCCGTGGCCCGGCGGCCGTGGGTGCGCACGTTGCAGAACGACCCGATCATCATTCGGCTGCTCGGTGAGCACGAACCGTTCCGCGACTTCATCAGTGAACTGTTCGGGGTGCTGCAGGGCGACGAGGACAACACCACCGCACGGGTGTCGGCGGCCCTCTTCTCCGGCGCGATCGGCGGGGCGATCATCAACCCGTTGCTCGACGACATCGACGACGCCACGCTGCGTACCGCGCTGATGCAGTTCACCACCCGGATGATGAACCTTCCGGAGTGA
- a CDS encoding dolichyl-phosphate-mannose--protein mannosyltransferase gives MTAPSTVVPERAVPVISPGPLVPVADFGPLDRAQGWAMTAVIGALAAITRFLNLQSPTDAGTPIFDEKHYAPQAWQMLHNSGVEDNPGFGLVVHPPVGKQLIAIGEAIFGYSGLGWRFSGAVMGVIMVILVARIVRRISRSTLVGAIAGLLLIADGVTFVASRTALLDGFLVVFVVAAFGALIVDRDQVRERMHNALLDGRIHETQWGPRLGVRWWRFGAGVLLGLACATKWSGLYFVVFFGLMTLAFDVVARRQYRVSRPWLGTIRRDVGPTAWAMGLIPVAVYVASYARWFASETAVNRYEAGRKIGERQWFQPPDAIRSLWHYTAKAYDFHSGLTNAAGNQHPWESKPWTWPMSLRPVLYAIDQNNVPGCGAASCVKAVMLVGTPAMWFIAVPVLGYAAWRAFVRCDWRYAVVLVGYCAGWLPWFADIDRQMYFFYAVAMAPFLVMAIALICGDILYKPTRNPERRTLGLVVVCCYVALVITNFAWLFPVLTGMPISQQTWHMQIWLPSWR, from the coding sequence ATGACCGCTCCCTCGACCGTGGTGCCGGAGCGCGCCGTACCGGTGATCAGCCCCGGCCCGCTGGTCCCCGTCGCCGATTTCGGGCCGCTGGATCGTGCCCAGGGTTGGGCGATGACCGCGGTCATCGGGGCCCTGGCGGCCATCACCCGATTCCTGAACCTGCAGTCGCCGACCGACGCCGGCACGCCGATCTTCGACGAGAAGCACTACGCGCCGCAGGCCTGGCAGATGCTGCACAACAGCGGCGTCGAGGACAACCCCGGCTTCGGGCTGGTGGTCCATCCCCCCGTCGGCAAGCAGCTGATCGCCATCGGCGAGGCCATCTTCGGCTACAGCGGGCTGGGCTGGCGGTTCAGCGGCGCGGTGATGGGCGTGATCATGGTGATCTTGGTCGCAAGGATCGTGCGGCGGATCAGCCGCTCGACGCTGGTCGGCGCCATCGCCGGGCTGCTGCTGATCGCCGACGGGGTGACGTTCGTGGCCTCGCGCACCGCGCTGCTCGACGGGTTCCTGGTGGTGTTCGTGGTCGCGGCGTTCGGGGCGCTGATCGTGGACCGCGATCAGGTCCGCGAGCGGATGCACAACGCGCTGCTGGACGGGCGAATCCACGAGACCCAATGGGGTCCGCGCCTGGGCGTGCGCTGGTGGCGGTTCGGCGCCGGGGTGCTGCTCGGACTGGCCTGCGCCACCAAGTGGTCCGGCCTGTACTTCGTGGTGTTCTTCGGGTTGATGACGCTGGCCTTCGACGTGGTGGCCCGGCGGCAGTACCGCGTGTCACGGCCGTGGCTGGGCACCATCCGCCGCGACGTCGGGCCGACGGCCTGGGCCATGGGCCTGATCCCGGTCGCGGTGTACGTGGCGTCCTACGCGCGCTGGTTCGCCTCCGAGACCGCCGTCAACCGCTACGAGGCCGGCCGCAAGATCGGCGAGCGCCAGTGGTTCCAGCCGCCGGACGCCATCCGCTCGCTGTGGCACTACACCGCCAAGGCCTACGACTTCCATTCCGGGCTGACCAACGCCGCGGGCAATCAGCACCCGTGGGAGTCCAAGCCGTGGACCTGGCCGATGTCGTTGCGGCCGGTGCTGTACGCGATCGACCAGAACAACGTGCCCGGCTGCGGCGCGGCGTCCTGCGTCAAGGCCGTGATGCTGGTGGGGACGCCGGCGATGTGGTTCATCGCGGTGCCCGTGCTGGGGTATGCGGCCTGGCGCGCCTTCGTCCGCTGCGACTGGCGCTACGCGGTGGTACTGGTCGGCTACTGCGCGGGCTGGCTGCCCTGGTTCGCCGACATCGACCGGCAGATGTACTTCTTCTACGCGGTGGCCATGGCGCCGTTCCTGGTCATGGCGATCGCGTTGATCTGCGGGGACATCCTCTACAAACCCACCCGAAACCCGGAACGACGAACGCTCGGGCTGGTGGTGGTCTGCTGCTACGTGGCGCTGGTCATCACGAACTTCGCCTGGTTGTTCCCGGTGCTGACGGGAATGCCCATCTCGCAGCAGACCTGGCACATGCAGATCTGGCTGCCCAGCTGGCGATAG
- a CDS encoding aminodeoxychorismate synthase component I, whose translation MRIDRLGALGTTAEVLRAVAAGAAAVPLPPPAALTGEWFGARAVIAPSLAVAPVRPEDAFDVAPGGPAEAVGGGWFGYLSYPDRAGTRIPAAGGGWTDCVLRCDTAGIWWYESLSGAPMAPWLRQALSSPAPQRDWQIDWTAPDRDVHRAGVSACLAAIAAGEVYQACVCTQYRGDYTGSPLDFFADAVTRTTPARGAFCAGPWGALASLSPEVFLRRRGEDVTSSPIKGTLPLHADPALLRDSVKDVAENIMIVDLVRNDLGRVAATGSVTVPELLAIRPAPGVWHLVSTVAARVPRSTPMRDVLAATFPPASVTGTPKGRAAELLSQWEPQPRGAYCGTVGLASPVAGTELNVAIRTVEFDTSGAAVLGVGGGITADSDPDAEWQECLDKAASTIALTGPAGVDSLSAGA comes from the coding sequence ATGCGCATCGACCGCCTGGGCGCCCTCGGCACCACCGCCGAGGTGCTGCGCGCGGTCGCGGCCGGCGCCGCCGCGGTGCCCCTGCCGCCGCCGGCGGCGCTGACCGGCGAGTGGTTCGGCGCACGCGCGGTCATCGCGCCCAGCCTGGCCGTCGCGCCCGTGCGCCCCGAGGATGCGTTCGACGTCGCACCGGGCGGCCCCGCCGAGGCCGTCGGCGGTGGCTGGTTCGGCTACCTCTCCTACCCCGATCGCGCCGGGACGCGGATCCCGGCGGCCGGCGGTGGCTGGACGGACTGCGTGCTGCGCTGCGACACTGCCGGAATCTGGTGGTATGAAAGCCTTTCCGGCGCGCCGATGGCACCCTGGCTGCGTCAGGCGCTGAGTTCCCCTGCGCCGCAGCGGGACTGGCAGATCGACTGGACCGCGCCGGATCGCGACGTCCACCGCGCCGGGGTCTCGGCCTGCCTGGCCGCGATCGCGGCCGGCGAGGTCTATCAGGCCTGCGTGTGCACGCAGTACCGCGGGGACTACACCGGGTCGCCGCTGGACTTCTTCGCCGACGCGGTGACCCGCACGACGCCGGCGCGCGGCGCGTTCTGCGCCGGGCCGTGGGGCGCGCTGGCCTCGCTCTCCCCGGAGGTGTTCCTGCGCCGGCGCGGCGAGGACGTCACCTCCAGCCCCATCAAGGGCACGCTGCCGTTGCACGCCGACCCGGCGCTGCTGCGCGACTCGGTCAAGGACGTCGCCGAGAACATCATGATCGTCGACCTGGTCCGCAACGACCTCGGCCGCGTCGCGGCCACCGGATCGGTGACCGTGCCCGAACTGCTGGCCATCCGGCCCGCCCCCGGCGTATGGCACCTGGTGTCGACGGTGGCGGCGCGCGTTCCCCGCAGCACACCGATGCGCGACGTGCTGGCCGCGACGTTCCCGCCGGCCTCGGTCACCGGCACACCGAAAGGCCGTGCCGCCGAACTTCTCTCGCAATGGGAGCCGCAGCCGCGCGGGGCCTACTGCGGCACCGTCGGACTGGCCTCGCCGGTGGCCGGCACCGAGTTGAACGTCGCGATCCGCACCGTCGAGTTCGACACTTCCGGTGCCGCGGTGCTCGGCGTCGGCGGCGGCATCACCGCCGATTCCGACCCCGACGCCGAATGGCAGGAGTGCCTGGACAAGGCGGCCTCGACGATCGCGCTGACCGGTCCGGCCGGCGTCGACTCACTGAGCGCGGGCGCGTAG
- a CDS encoding alpha-ketoglutarate-dependent dioxygenase AlkB, whose amino-acid sequence MTVSLQEGLFDHAERRRLAHGAWIDVRAGWFDAPDELFDELLSAIPWRGERRQMYDRVLDVPRLISYHDLVEEPAPHVALKQLRRRLNDIYAGELGEPFTTAGLCLYRDGDDSVAWHGDTLGRGKSEDTMVAIVSLGATRTFALRPRGGGRSLRIKHGHGDLLVMGGSCQRTWEHAIPKTARPVGPRISIQFRPRGVR is encoded by the coding sequence GTGACCGTGTCGCTACAGGAGGGCCTGTTCGACCACGCCGAGCGACGACGCCTGGCCCACGGAGCATGGATCGACGTTCGCGCCGGCTGGTTCGACGCCCCCGACGAGTTGTTCGACGAGCTGCTGTCCGCCATCCCCTGGCGCGGCGAGCGCCGGCAGATGTACGACCGCGTGCTCGACGTCCCCCGGCTGATCAGCTACCACGATCTGGTGGAGGAACCGGCGCCGCACGTCGCGCTCAAGCAGCTTCGCCGTCGGCTCAACGACATCTACGCCGGCGAACTCGGTGAGCCGTTCACCACCGCCGGGCTGTGCCTCTACCGCGACGGCGACGACAGCGTGGCCTGGCACGGCGACACCCTGGGCCGCGGCAAGTCCGAGGACACCATGGTGGCGATCGTCAGCCTCGGCGCCACCCGCACCTTCGCGCTGCGTCCGCGCGGCGGGGGTCGGTCGCTGCGAATCAAGCACGGCCACGGCGACCTGCTGGTGATGGGCGGGTCCTGCCAGCGCACCTGGGAGCACGCGATCCCGAAGACCGCCCGTCCGGTCGGCCCCCGGATCAGCATCCAGTTCCGCCCGCGGGGCGTGCGCTAA